From Toxotes jaculatrix isolate fToxJac2 chromosome 1, fToxJac2.pri, whole genome shotgun sequence, a single genomic window includes:
- the si:dkey-127k13.1 gene encoding PWWP domain-containing DNA repair factor 3A, with the protein MKGGPRKRRKRAPKKTVAKTVTSDAASSQVTEESNGRDFATVSQSSPCSLPSTPKRGRRQTRQTEEVRHSTPVRSSSTDNHSSISEPPFGAKQAELEYTEVITQLKTSEVDSPSCKSKYQRKCKNCHASPPRQLRKRVVKEQTQTCSKTNGPQTKRRRGRRQQIGNLRTDTSSQSSERSRPRFELKKPDAEQDESLLSSDLSIELSHHEEQLPSLSFQEDEESEEEEEEELPSFSMQMDKKPPAITEGAFVWYKFRNYPFWPALVKSVNRRQKKASIIFIDDPMIHTKKGFSVALKALKPFDCEEANELVCKAKEKYDAAIEWSLDLITDYRIRIACGSFSGSFIEYFAHGMSYPVRRKYPQAASERLTITSDTMMEEPCDDHKEDSFSEQQVEVSRGSKRLLPDRTHAAHNRANEKLVHFIVKQRMVEGHLLAVIRGQQQSRWLRSFLSANRRRVVNTYLEDDQQLDQVYCYLSKLYATAIAIAPCLAQVEQVPFVLDVLLPEAIIYAIAGVDNVSVKKAEEKYLKGRRLSNRERQEFDFLIEQEIRKKSQHPNTAITLFSDPIGLED; encoded by the exons ATGAAAG GTGGACCTCGGAAAAGAAGAAAACGAGCACCTAAGAAGACTGTAGCAAAGACAGTCACCTCTGACGCTGCTTCATCTCAAGTCACAGAGGAATCAAATGGCAGGGATTTTGCCACTGTCAGCCAGTCCTCACCATGTTCCTTACCAAGTACTCCAAAGAGGGGCAGGAGgcaaacaagacaaacagaAGAAGTCCGGCACTCCACACCAGTACGCAGCTCCTCCACTGACAACCACTCCAGTATCTCAGAGCCCCCTTTTGGAGCAAAACAAGCAGAGCTAGAATACACTGAAGTCATCACTCAGTTAAAG ACATCAGAGGTAGATTCACCATCCTGCAAATCAAAATATCAGCGCAAATGCAAGAATTGTCATGCTTCCCCGCCAAGACAACTCAGAAAAAGGGTGGTGAAGGAGCAAACGCAGACCTGCAGTAAAACCAATGGTCCACAAACAAAGCGCAGGCGTGGCAGGAGACAGCAAATTGGAAATTTACGGACGGATACCTCTTCTCAGTCATCTGAACGCTCTCGACCAAGATTTGAACTGAAGAAACCTGATGCAGAGCAAG ACGAGTCTTTGCTGTCTTCAGATTTATCAATCGAGCTGAGTCACCATGAGGAACAGCTGCCATCTTTGTCTTTCCAGGAAGATGAggaaagtgaggaggaggaagaggaggagctacCAAGTTTCTCGATGCAGATGGACAAAA AGCCACCGGCCATTACAGAGGGAGCGTTTGTGTGGTACAAATTTAGAAATTATCCATTCTGGCCTGCATTG gtaAAAAGTGTGAACCGTAGGCAGAAAAAAGCCAGCATCATTTTCATTGATGACCCGATGATTCATACAAAGAAAGG gttttctgtggctctgaaaGCCCTGAAGCCTTTTGACTGTGAAGAAGCTAATGAACTGGTG TGTAAAGCCAAAGAAAAGTATGATGCTGCAATTGAGTGGTCCTTGGACCTCATAACAGACTACAGAATACGGATTG CTTGTGGCTCATTTTCTGGCTCCTTCATTGAGTACTTTGCTCACGGCATGA GCTATCCAGTGAGGAGGAAGTACCCGCAGGCAGCCTCAGAGAGACTAACCATCACCAGTGATACAATGATGGAGGAGCCCTGTGACGATCATAAAGAGGACAGTTTTAGTGAACAGCAGGTGGAGGTCAGCAGGGGTTCAAAGAGGCTGCTGCCAGACCGGACTCATGCCGCCCACAACCGTGCTAATGAAAAGCTTGTGCATTTCATCGTCAAGCAGCGCATGGTGGAGGGACACCTTCTG GCTGTGATCCGTGGGCAGCAGCAGTCCAGATGGCTTCGCTCCTTTCTGAGCGCCAACCGGAGACGGGTGGTGAACACATACCTGGAAGATGACCAGCAGTTGGACCAGGTCTACTGCTACCTAAGCAAGCTCTATGCGACAGCCATTGCCATCGCTCCTTGTCTGGCTCAGGTGGAACAGGTCCCCTTTGTCCTTGATGTGCTTCTTCCTGAG GCCATCATCTATGCCATAGCTGGGGTGGACAATGTCTCAGtaaaaaaagcagaggaaaagtaCCTAAAAGGACGACGTTTAAGTAACAG agagagacaggagttTGACTTCCTGATTGAGCAGGAGATAAGGAAAAAATCGCAGCATCCGAACACTGCAATTACATTGTTCTCTGACCCCATTGGTTTAGAAGACTGA